CGATGGATGAGGCCACGGCTCGCGATCACATCACACTCGCGTACTTCATCCAGCGAAATCTAGCCATCGAGGGGCGAACCGGCTTTTCGTGGGACAGCTCGTCGATGCCCGTAGAGCGTCGAAAGCGTCGAGGTGTGGATGCGCCTGCAATTTCGCGTCGGCTGATCTGGCGTACCGTCGTCCCGAACGAGGTCATCTTCCCCGTCGCGCGAAAAGGGTGGGGGTTTTCCTATCGTCCGCGATACTACCCCGGCCCGCGACATGCGCCACGCATCCCCCTTCTGCTCGGGTACAATAAGTTCGAGGGCCAGCCAGGACTCTTCCTGACAGGGCTGGGGCTGGAGCAACCGATTTTTTCCGGACCACGCCGCCTCATCGTGAACAGCGTGGAGGTCGGCATCACGCAGGGAATCGCGACGACCGGGACGGGCGATGGGTGGCGGTATACCGGACTCAATGTCGGACTCTACATTCTCGGTGGCAAAATTCGATTCGGGCTCCTGCTCCCCTCTCTATTACGCCACCCGGAGACCAACCTGTACTCGGGGCACCAGACCTCGATCGGCATCTCCGATGTCAATGGCCTGCTGTACTGGATCGGAAAGTTCATCCAGTAACCGGGCAGTGATCGACCTGCAAGACCGCGCTCTTCCTACTACCGCGTTCTGTGTTGAACGAGATCTCAGTCTCCGAAGGAGTAGCCCATCAGGCGGATCTCACGAGCGCAGACCAGTTCGATGCGTTCCCGTGCGGCATCGTCCATCAATTCCGTGTAGGGCGACCGCTCGGGCCGAAATCCACTCTTTGCCTTGGGCAATTCGATGTCGTCCGGAAGGCCAATCGCATCGCGAAGATGTGCGAGTTCGGCCTCAAGGTTTTCGTATCGGGCGAGATGATCGAGCGCCATGTGTCCGTTGATCGTGTAGATCGGCCAGTTCGTCAGACGGCTTTCTCGACATTCGTGGATCCACGTGTTAAAGTTCGGCCGAGGCTCGTTCGTCTTGTAGTAATAGAAACTGACGGCCTTGTCGAACGGGTTACGCTCAAAGGAGAACGTGTAGTACGAATCCCAGATGCCAGGCTCGACGTGGTCCTGGATAAAATCCGCCGTACGGTGATTATAGAATTCTTTCCGACGTTGACGGAGCAACAGCGTCGCCCAGTCGAAGCGGTCGTAGTATTTCAGCGGAACGTAGAAATTCTGCGGTCCGCGGTAGCCCCGCTCCCGTCGCTTCGCCTCTCCCCGCTCATCGATTGGCGTGATGATGTCGTCCGGGCCGCAAAACTTTGACAGCGCTATCTCCAGGCTCGTACTGGCGGTCTTCCGGGTCTTCACGTAAATGAACCGGTGCTTGTGACTGATGATCATGCGGGAGGAAACGAACTGAAAGCAGAATACGAAAGGGGTCGTCAGCGTCGGGGAGAGACATTAAAGCGGCTTCGTCTGCCGGTGAAACCGGAGCGTGAGCCAGATCGATGCGGCGGTGAGACCTGCGACGAGCCCCCACCAGAGGCCCGGCGCGCCAAAGCCGAGATGCACGCCGAAAAGATACCCAAGGCTGAGGCCGATGCCCCAGTACGAAAAGAAGCCGATGATCATCGGTCCACGCGTATCCTTGAGGCCACGGAGAGCCTCCGCAGCGGCAATCTGAAGTCCGTCTACCACCTGGAAGACAGCCGCGATGCCGAGCAGTTGCACGGCAAGCGGTATCACGTGTGCATTCTTCGGTGCTCCGGTATCGAGATAGAGGGACACGATCCACTCGGGAACGGCCAGAAAAAACACCATCGAGATCGCCATAAACGCCGTCGCGACACTGATCGATGCGTAGCCGGCCCGACGCGTCGCAGCCCGATCCTTCCGTCCGGCTGCGTGACCGACGCGCACCTGACCAGCAATTCCGATTCCCATCGGCACCATAAACGTGAACGCGGCACACTGGATGGCGACCTGGTGCGCTGCGAGGGACGTCGCGCCGATGGTGCCGACCATGAGCGCCGTGATCATAAACAGTCCGGCTTCAAT
The nucleotide sequence above comes from Longibacter salinarum. Encoded proteins:
- a CDS encoding sulfotransferase family 2 domain-containing protein — translated: MIISHKHRFIYVKTRKTASTSLEIALSKFCGPDDIITPIDERGEAKRRERGYRGPQNFYVPLKYYDRFDWATLLLRQRRKEFYNHRTADFIQDHVEPGIWDSYYTFSFERNPFDKAVSFYYYKTNEPRPNFNTWIHECRESRLTNWPIYTINGHMALDHLARYENLEAELAHLRDAIGLPDDIELPKAKSGFRPERSPYTELMDDAARERIELVCAREIRLMGYSFGD